One part of the Vicia villosa cultivar HV-30 ecotype Madison, WI linkage group LG6, Vvil1.0, whole genome shotgun sequence genome encodes these proteins:
- the LOC131613479 gene encoding uncharacterized protein LOC131613479 has translation MVHGPCGMANPKCPCMKEGRCTKYFPKKFQDITIVDQEGYLVYRRRDNRHIIEKNGIMLHSGHVVPHNPHLLMKYEAHTNMEWCNQSTSIEYLFKYINKGSDKILTVIIPNATGGDGNIDEIKQYLDCRYASPSEACWRIFSYSIHGRKPTVERLFFYMEGENSVYYKDFEQIGNVLLKESVTESMFTSWFMANRDYDEAKLLTYGQFVSKFVYDKKKRCWKPRKRGYTIGRFIWVPPSTGELYYMQMLLNVKKGPTSYDDLKTVEGFKNSTFRELCFAMGFLQDDREFIEAIKEAYNWGSSVFLRKLFVTMLLSASINRLEHVWRNTWRYLSDGILYEQRLLSKNPELSLSDEEIKELTLIEFEKHLKKNKRILNEFKPMPYPDNFVLDFLGNRLIYDERQYDISAQKELFDSMFQALTDIISTKLINIFYFYEQGIASLLLPGGKTTHSRFKIPVPCLESSICYIEKKIDLAGLLKVTNLIIWDEAPMANKFCFEALDKSLKDIMDDDKVASKIIFGGKVVVFGGDFRQILPVVPRGTRSDIVHSTINASYIWDHYKVLKLTKNARLRAGTNPTNAAKIHWFSEWILQFGDCNTCLSQFILKYGGKILGYDKDGKISEPNAGYAEICIPHELLLAKFDDPIEMIVKSTYPNILENYTNSTFLQSRAILASTIEIVDEINDYIINLLPGDAKEFLSSDSIDRS, from the exons ATGGTACATGGGCCTTGTGGGATGGCAAACCCAAAATGTCCATGCATGAAAGAGGGAAGGTGTACCAAGTATTTTCCAAAGAAGTTCCAAGATATAACAATAGTTGATCAAGAAGGTTATCTGGTTTATAGAAGGAGAGATAACAGGCATATCATTGAGAAGAATGGAATCATGCTTCATAGCGGTCATGTTGTGCCCCACAACCCACATTTGCTAATGAAGTATGAAGCACACACTAACATGGAGTGGTGCAATCAAAGTACTTCAATAGAGTATCTATTCAAGTACATCAACAAGGGTTCCGATAAAATATTGACAGTTATTATTCCAAATGCAACTGGTGGTGACGGAAATATTGACGAAATCAAACAATACCTTGATTGCAGATATGCATCACCAAGTGAAGCATGTTGGAGAATATTTTCCTATTCTATTCATGGAAGGAAACCGACTGTTGAGAGATTGTTTTTTTACATGGAAGGAGAGAACTCGGTCTACTACAAAGATTTTGAACAAATTGGAAATGTACTTCTTAAGGAAAGTGTAACAGAATCCATGTTTACTTCTTGGTTTATGGCAAACAGAGACTATGATGAGGCCAAACTATTGACATATGGTCAATTTGTGTCAAAGTTTGTTTATGACAAAAAGAAGAGATGTTGGAAACCTAGAAAAAGAGGTTACACAATTGGTCGCTTCATTTGGGTCCCTCCATCAACCGGAGAATTATATTATATGCAGATGTTGTTGAATGTGAAGAAAGGGCCTACAAGTTATGATGATCTCAAAACAGTTGAGGGTTTTAAGAATTCAACTTTTCGAGAGTTATGCTTTGCAATGGGGTTTCTACAAGATGATAGAGAGTTCATTGAGGCAATCAAGGAGGCTTACAATTGGGGTTCTAGTGTATTTTTGCGCAAACTTTTTGTTACCATGTTGTTATCAGCTTCAATAAATCGACTGGAACATGTTTGGCGTAACACATGGAGATACTTATCAGATGGAATTCTATATGAACAAAGATTATTATCGAAAAATCCAG AGTTATCCTTATCTGATGAAGAAATCAAAGAACTCACATTGATTGAATTTGAGAAACATCTTAAAAAGAACAAAAGGATCTTGAATGAGTTTAAGCCTATGCCGTATCCGGATAATTTTGTACTGGATTTTCTTGGAAATAGACTGATTTATGATGAACGACAATATGATATTTCAGCTCAAAAAGAATTATTTGATTCAATGTTTCAAGCTTTAACAGATATTATATCTACAAAACttattaatatcttttatttctATGAACA GGGAATTGCAAGCCTTCTTTTACCTGGAGGGAAAACAACACATTCCAGATTCAAGATTCCAGTACCATGCCTAGAATCATCAATTTGCtacattgaaaaaaaaatagatcTAGCTGGGTTGTTGAAAGTTACAAATTTGATAATTTGGGATGAGGCTCCTATGGCAAACAAATTTTGTTTCGAAGCTCTTGACAAATCTTTGAAAGATATAATGGATGATGACAAAGTTGCTTCTAAGATAATTTTTGGAGGAAAGGTTGTGGTATTTGGTGGCGATTTTAGACAAATTTTACCCGTAGTTCCTAGAGGTACCAGGTCTGACATTGTGCATTCCACAATAAATGCATCATATATTTGGGATCATTACAAAGTTCTAAAATTAACCAAAAATGCGCGTTTGAGAGCTGGGACAAATCCAACCAATGCAGCAAAGATACACTGGTTTTCTGAATGGATTTTACAATTTGGagattgtaatacg TGCCTGAgccaatttattttgaaatatggtggaaaaattttggggtatgataaaGATGGAAAGATATCTGAACCAAATGCTGGATATGCTGAAATTTGTATTCCACATGAGTTACTTCTAGCAAAATTTGATGACCCAATAGAGATGATTGTTAAAAGTACTTATCCTAATATTCTTGAAAATTACACAAATAGTACTTTCCTTCAAAGTAGAGCTATATTGGCATCAACCATTGAGATTGTGGATGAAATCAATGATTACATCATAAATCTTCTACCAG GTGATGCAAAAGAATTTTTGAGTAGTGACTCTATTGACAGATCATAA
- the LOC131613480 gene encoding uncharacterized protein LOC131613480, with the protein MLEEERLKCLRNNQSNLRVSKYRSLTEEGDPNQTQGSITGKRVILPSSYVGIRRFMDQLYYDGMTICSKVGFLDLFITFTCNPNWPEIQRALHPLNLKPQDRPYIIARVFKMKFDSLLADVTKKGCLGKVLAYMYTIEFQKRGLPHAHILIFLYPSKKYPTPEDIDKIISAGVPDPLK; encoded by the exons ATGCTAGAGGAAGAGAGATTAAAATGTTTACGTAACAATCAATCCAACCTTCGAGTGTCAAAGTATCGAAGTCTTACTGAAGAAGGAGACCCAAACCAAACACAAGGGTCAATCACGGGAAAACGAGTTATCTTACCATCATCTTATGTTGGAATTCGGAGATTTATGGATCAATTGTACTATGATGGCATGACAATTTGTAGTAAAGTCGGCTTTCTAGACCTTTTCATTACATTCACTTGCAACCCAAATTGGCCAGAAATTCAAAGAGCTTTACATCCTCTAAATCTTAAGCCACAAGATAGACCATATATCATTGCTAGAGTTTTTAAGATGAAATTTGATAGCCTATTAGCTGACGTGACAAAGAAAGGATGCTTAGGCAAAGTTCTTGCTT ACATGTACACCATAGAATTTCAAAAGAGAGGTTTACCACATGCACACATTCTAATTTTCTTGTATCCTTCCAAGAAATATCCAACACCTGAAGACATTGACAAAATTATATCTGCAGGGGTTCCTGATCCCTTGAAATAG
- the LOC131611403 gene encoding uncharacterized protein LOC131611403, with product MFSAKQIFPVDYEGQVSRRLLEASHSGDLSLVLDCISDPSVDVNFVGAVNLKTRSSELVLVPESSSQVSFGFKEFVSDVTPLFLAVHAGNASLVRKLLSVGADVNQKLFRGFATTAAVREGHIDILEILIKSGASQPACEEALIEASCHGQEGCVELLMSSDLVRPHIAVHALVTACCRGFADVVKTLIKCGVDASATDRVLLESLTPSLHTNVDCNALVAAVVHRQVHVVSLLLQNGATTEFEVRLGAWSWDTSTGEELRVGAGLGEPYGITWCAVEYFENSGAILNLLLQYVPSNICHHGRTILHHAILCDNVEAVRILLECGANVESLVKTTSKIEYLPIHMASRLGLPAIIQCLIDFGCDLNSLTDSGDTALMICAKYKQEECLKVLTRAGADFGLANIACQSASSLAELYKWSHDFQQAVLSVIKNGKIPKSSNTSIFSPLIFVSKAGDTEALKTVIESGEFDLDYQDDSGFSAVMHAAVKGHVESFRLLVYAGADVKLCNKSGETAIMLSELNNNCDLFEKVMLEFTLEKGNQNSGGFYALHCAARRGDLDAVTLLTNKGFDVNVLDGEDYTPLMLAAREGHASICKVLISYGAHYNAKNTRGETALLHARKFGGGKNDAEDVLLDEFARKLVIDGAYVQKHTKCGKGTPHVKQLRMLGSAGVLCWGKSSKRNVVCCEAVLGPSSTLHRNRNRYNKGDAVEPGMFRVLTNKNREVHFVCEGGFEAAELWVRGIKLVTREAIFHKQRDM from the exons ATGTTTTCTGCAAAACAGATTTTTCCGGTAGACTACGAAGGCCAAGTCTCGCGTCGCCTTCTAGAAGCTTCTCATTCCGGCGATCTGTCTTTGGTCCTTGACTGTATTTCCGATCCCTCAGTTGACGTCAATTTCGTCGGTGCCGTCAATTTAAAAACTAGAAGCTCAGAGCTAGTTCTGGTTCCCGAATCATCCAGCCAGGTCAGCTTCGGGTTCAAGGAATTTGTCTCTGACGTTACGCCTCTTTTCCTTGCTGTTCATGCCGGAAATGCTTCACTCGTCAGGAAGTTACTG AGTGTGGGAGCTGATGTAAATCAAAAGCTCTTCAGAGGCTTTGCAACTACTGCAGCAGTGAGGGAGGGCCACATTGATATTCTTGAGATCTTAATTAAATCAGGGGCATCACAGCCAGCTTGTGAAGAAGCTCTTATAGAGGCAAGCTGTCATGGACAAGAAGGGTGCGTGGAATTGCTCATGAGCTCTGATTTGGTCCGACCTCATATTGCTGTACATGCACTTGTGACCGCATGCTGCCGGGGGTTTGCCGACGTGGTTAAGACACTTATAAAG TGTGGTGTGGATGCAAGTGCGACAGACCGGGTGCTTTTAGAGTCACTTACGCCTTCTCTCCATACAAATGTGGATTGTAATGCACTAGTTGCAGCTGTAGTTCATAGGCAGGTCCATGTTGTCAGTTTGCTCCTTCAG AATGGTGCTACGACAGAGTTTGAAGTAAGGCTTGGAGCTTGGTCATGGGACACTTCAACTGGTGAAGAACTCCGTGTGGGTGCTGGACTGGGAGAACCATATGGTATCACCTGGTGTGCAGTTGAGTATTTTGAAAATAGTGGTGCTATATTAAACTTGCTCTTGCAATATGTTCCCTCAAATATTTGTCACCATGGAAGAACCATTCTACACCATGCTATCCTCTGTGACAATGTCGAGGCTGTTAGGATACTCTTAGAATGTGGTGCGAATGTGGAATCCCTAGTCAAAACAACCAGCAAGATCGAGTACCTTCCTATACACATGGCATCTCGTCTAGGCTTACCAGCAATAATTCAATGCCTTATTGATTTTGGCTGTGACTTGAATTCTTTAACAGATTCTGGTGACACTGCTCTGATGATTTGTGCAAAATATAAGCAAGAGGAGTGTCTTAAAGTACTAACAAGGGCTGGTGCTGATTTTGGCTTGGCGAATATTGCATGTCAATCTGCAAGTTCACTTGCCGAGTTGTACAAGTGGTCTCATGATTTTCAACAAGCAGTGTTGAGTGTGATTAAAAACGGCAAGATACCCAAATCCAGCAATACTTCCATATTTTCCCCTTTGATTTTTGTATCCAAGGCAGGAGATACTGAAGCATTGAAAACTGTCATTGAATCGGGAGAATTTGATCTTGACTATCAAGATGACAGTGGTTTCTCAGCGGTTATGCATGCAGCCGTGAAAGGTCATGTTGAATCATTTCGATTGCTTGTATATGCCGGAGCCGATGTAAAGCTATGCAATAAGTCTGGTGAAACAGCGATAATGTTATCTGAATTGAATAATAACTGTGATTTATTTGAAAAGGTCATGCTCGAATTCACACTCGAAAAGGGTAATCAAAATAGCGGTGGCTTCTATGCTCTTCACTGTGCAGCTCGTCGTGGGGATTTGGATGCTGTTACACTGTTGACCAACAAAGGTTTTGATGTCAATGTTCTAGATGGAGAAGACTACACTCCGCTCATGTTAGCTGCAAGGGAAGGCCATGCATCCATTTGTAAGGTTTTAATTTCATATGGTGCTCATTATAATGCTAAAAATACAAGAGGTGAAACTGCACTTTTACATGCAAGGAAATTCGGTGGAGGGAAAAACGATGCAGAGGATGTTCTACTAGATGAATTTGCTCGTAAATTGGTAATAGATGGTGCCTACGTTCAGAAACACACAAAATGTGGTAAGGGCACCCCACATGTAAAACAACTACGTATGTTGGGTTCTGCAGGTGTTCTTTGTTGGGGTAAGTCAAGCAAGAGAAATGTGGTGTGCTGTGAGGCAGTGTTAGGGCCAAGCTCCACATTGCATAGAAATAGAAATAGGTACAACAAAGGTGATGCAGTAGAACCTGGAATGTTTAGGGTGCTTACAAATAAGAACAGGGAAGTGCATTTTGTCTGTGAGGGAGGGTTTGAAGCTGCTGAGCTTTGGGTGAGGGGCATTAAACTTGTAACCAGAGAGGCTATTTTTCATAAGCAGAGAGACATGTAA